The genomic region CGCCCGGCGTCGCGCGGCGGCGCTCGGCGGCAGCTGCGAGGTCTCGCGCCGCGAGCCGCACGGCACGTCGTTCGTCTGGAGCGTGCCGGTCGGCTGAGCGGCCGGACCGAGTCCGCAGGCTCGGGACCAAGGGCCCGGGGCTCGGGACACCCGGCCCCTGCGCCGCGTCGTCCCGGGGCCCCAGTCTGGGCAGGGGTCCACCGAGGGACCTCCGACGACAGGAGACACCACATGAGCACGATCCAGCACGGTCACCCGCAGCCCGGCGCCGACCGAGTCGCGCAGGCGGCCCCGGCGGCAGCGTCCGGAGGCCCCGTCGCAGCACGCGCCCTGGCGCTGCTGCGGATCGGTTTCGGCCTGACCTTCCTGTGGGCCTTCCTCGACAAGCTGCTGGCGCTCGGCTTCGCCACCGGTCGTGGTCCCGAGGGACAGGTCGACCGGTTCGGCGACGCGGCCTGGGTCAACGGCGGCAGTCCCACCGAGGGGTTCTTGACCTTCGGTGCCGACGGCCCGTTCGCCGACTTCTACCAGGGCATCGCCGGCGCGGTCTGGGCCGACGTCCTGTTCATGCTCGGGCTGCTGGGCATCGGCGTGGCGCTCACCCTGGGCGTCGGGATGCGCCTGGCAGCCGCGAGCGGCGCGCTGCTCTACGTGCTGATGTGGAGCGTGGCGCTGCCCCCGGCCAACAACCCGGTGCTCGACGACCACCTCCTGGGTGGGCTGACGCTGGTGGTGCTGGCGGCGTTCCACGCCGGCGACACCTGGGGGCTCGGCCGGCGCTGGCGCGAGGTGCTGCTGGTGCGCCGGCTGCCCGTGCTGCGCTGACGACCGCCCCCGGCCCGGTCACCACGCCAGGCCCAGTGCCTGGGCCTCCTCGCGCAGCTCCTCGCGCACCCGCGGGTGGGCGGCGTGCTCGACCAGCTGGCGGGCCTGCTCCTGCTGGGTCAGCCCGAAGACCTCGGCGACGCCCTGCTCGGTGACCACCGCACTCATCTGGAACGACGTCACCGGCTCGTCGACCATGGCCACCACCGTCGAGCAGTCGGCCTTGGGGTGCCAGGAGCGCAGAGCAATCACCGCCTGGCCGCCCGGGCTGTGCATGGCCCCGACGATGAAGTCGGTCTGGCCGCCGAAGCCCGAGTGGATCCGCGCATCGATCCTCGAGGCGTTCGCCTGGCCGAAGAGGTCGACCTGCAGGGCGGTGTTGACGCTGGTCATCGCGGGGTTGCGGGCGATCCGCCCGGGGTCGTTGGTGACCTCCGTGCGGGCCATCCGCACCCGGTCGTTGCCGTCGACCCAGGTCAGGAGCTCCTCGGAGCCGAAGAGGAAGGACGCGGTGATCGGCTCCGAGCGCTCCAGCGCCCCGGCCCGCTCGAGACGCAGCACCGAGTCGGAGAACATCTCGCTCCACACCCGCAGTCCGCGTCGCCCGACCAGGCCGCTGACCGTCGCGTCGGGCACCGCGCCGATGCCGGTCTGCAACGTGGCCCCGTCGGGCACGCGGGCAGCCACCAGCTCGCCGATGCGCGCCGCCTCGGGCCCGACAGGTGCCTCCGGCGCGGTCATCAGCGCCTCGTCCGCCTCGACGACGACGTCGACGTGGTCGAGGTCGAGCTCGGAGTCGCCGAAGGTCCACGGCACGTGCCGCGAGACCTGCGCGACCACCACGCCACCACGGCGACGCACCTGCTCGACCGCGGCGGGCAGCACGTTGACCTCGGTGCCCATCGAGACCCGGCCGTGCCGGGGCGGGGTCGTGTGCAGGACGACCGCGTCGGGCGGCACCCTCGAGGCGAAGAGCGTGGGCACCATCGAGAGCCGCGAGGGCACGTAGGCCAGCCGCGGGCTGCGGCGCATCCCGGGGCCGACGAAAGAGGTCTCGAGGGTGACGCCGTCGCGGTCGGGCAGGCCCTGCTGGGCGTTGAGCATCCACAGCCGGTAGCTGGGCAGCAGCGAGTCGAGGAGCCCCAGCGTGTGCCACGGAGTGGCGTGGTTGCCCGCCACCACGACCCGGGGGTCGGGCGGGAGCGCGCGCAGCACCGCCGCCAGGTCGCTGCGTGGCATCGGATCAGGACCGGCCGTCGGGGCCCAGCAGCCGGCTGGCCAGCACCGCGGCCTGGGTGCGTCGCTCGAGCCCCAGCTTGGCCAGGATGGCCGAGACGTAGTTCTTGATGGTCTTCTCCGCCAGGAACATCCGTTCCCCGATCTGGCGGTTGGTGAGTCCCTCGGCGATCAGGGCGAGCAGCTCCATCTCCCGCTCGGTGAGGCTCTCCAGCTCCGGTGCCGTGGAGGGCCCGTTGCGGACCCGGTCCAGCACGCGGGCCGTCAGCGCGGGGTCGATCAGCGACATGCCCTCGGCGACCTGGCGGACCGCGGTGACGAGGTTGAGGCCGGTGACCTCCTTGAGCACGTAGCCCGAGGCGCCGGCCATGATCGCGGCGAAGAGCGCCTCGTCGTCGTCGTACGACGTCAGGATGAGCGCCCGGATCGAGTCGTCGACCGCCCGGACCGCTCGGCACACCTCGATCCCGGAGCCGTCGGGCAGCCGGGCGTCGAGCACCGCGACGTCGGGTCGCAGGGCGGGGATGCGGGCGGTGGCCTCCACGGCCAGCCCCGACTCCCCCACCACCTCGATGTCGCCTGCTCCCTCGAGCAGCGCGCGCAGGCCCTGCCGCACGACCTCGTGGTCGTCGAGGAGGTAGACGCGCACGCGCCGGCCGTCGGTTCGGGTGTCAGGCATGAGGCTGCTCCTGGGTGAGGGTGCGTCCCCGTACATCTACCACCTCCTCGACGCGGTCGAGACCGGCGCGCGCGTGGGTGATCCACACGACCGAGCGTCCGGCCCGGTCCCGAGCGGCCCGGGAGCCGCCGTCGACGCGCCGCCGGGCGCCCAGCACCTCGGCCGCGAGCTCCTCGGCCGTCGCCTCGTCGAGGTGCGCGGTGGGCTCGTCGAGCACCAGCACCCGCTGGTCGGCCAGGAGCGACCGGGCCACGGCCAGCCTGGCCCGCTCACCGCCCGAGACCGCGGCGTGCCCGTCTCCCAGCCAGGTGTCGAGCCCCTCGGGCAGCTGGTCGAGCCAGTCGCCGAGCCGGGCACTGCGCAGGGCGGCCTCCACGTCGGCGTCGGAGGCGCCCGGCCGGGCCAGGCGGACGTTCTCGACGAGCGTGCTGGCGAAGACGTGCGGGTCGTCGTCGACCAGGCCGACGGTGCCGCGCACGTGGTCGAGGGCCAGCGTGCCCAGGCACCGCCCGCCCAGCGCCACGTCGCCCGAGACCGGGTCGAGGAAGCGCAGCAGCAGCGCCGCGACGGTGCTCTTGCCGGAGCCGGACGGTCCGACCAGGGCGACGCTCCCGCCCTCGGGCAGGCGCAGGCCGAGGTCGCGCACCGCGTCCGCCCCCTCCCAGCCGGCGCTGACGTGCTCGAGGGCGACCTCGTGCCCGGCCGGGGCCGGCGCCGGCTCCGGCGAGTCGACGACCGCGGGGGTGCGCCCGACGAGGTCGGCGACCCGACGACGCGCCGCGTCGGTGCGGGCCGACAGCGCCCCGGCGTCGGCGAGCGGGAGCGCCACGTCGGCCAGGGCCAGGGGCACCAGGAGCAGCAGGGCCAGCACCGGGGCCGACAGTGCACCGGTGACCACCAGGCCGTCGAGCCACCAGGCGCTCGCCGCCACGCCGATCCCGGTGACCAGCAGCACCCAGGCCCGCGCCGCTCCCCACCAGGCCGCGGCCCGCGTCGCGGCAGCCCCCAACCGGTCGCTGAGGCCGACGACGGGGCCGACGGCGACCCGGTCGACGCCCTGCCACATGACCAGCTCGTCGGCCAGCGCCGTCGCCGCCACCACCTGGTCCGACAGGGCGGCGCGCAGGGCGATCCCCTGGCGCTCGGCGCGGGCCGCGCCCCACCTGCCCAGCAGGTACGCCGCCGCCCCGGCCAGCACCGAGGTCAGGGCGACGACCAGGGCGGCGCGGGGCTCGAGCAGGGAGGTCACGCCGACCGCCAGCACCACGACCAGCGCGAAGGCACGCACCGGCAGCTGCACCCGCAGGCGGTGGTCGAGCTCGGAGTCGACGTCGTCGACCAGGGCCGCCAGCAGGTCGCCGCGACGACGACCCAGCCGGCCGGGCACCAGCGGGACCAGGGCGTCGTACACCGACACGCGACGCTCGGCGAGCATCCGCAGCACCACGTCGTGGGAGCGCAGCCGCTCGGCGTAGCGCAGCGCGGGGCGGGCCAGGCCGAAGGTGCGCACCCCCACGATCGCCACCATCAGCGTCAGGACCGGCGGCATGGTCGAGGCCTGCACGATCAGCCACCCGGCGGTCGCGGTCAGCGCCACGCCCGAGGCCGAGGCCGCCGCGCTGAGGAGGGTCGCCAGCCCCAGCCCCGGGTCCCGCCGTGGGGCCGGGTCCTGCGCCGCTCCGGGAGCGGGCGTGCGTGCCGGGGCGGAGGCTGGAGCGCTGGACCGGGGGGCGACGGGGACGGGCGCGGCCGGCCCGGGCAGGGCGACGACGTGGTCGGCCAGTGCCACCAGCGCCGGGCGGTGGGCCACCACGACCACCGCGCGGCTGCGGGCCAGCTCTAGCAGCGTGTCGGCGACCACCTGCTCGGTCAGCTCGTCGAGGTGCGCCGTGGGCTCGTCGAGCAGCAGCCAGGCACGGTCGGCCACGACCACCCGGGCCAGGGCGAGCCGCGCGCGCTCGCCGGCCGACAAGCCGGCGCCGTCCTCGCCCAGCCACGATCCGAGACCGTCGGGCAGGTCACGCACGCGCTCCTCGAGGGCGACCCTGGCCAACGCCTCCCAGAGCTCGTCGTCACCGGCCCCGCTGCGGCCCAGCCGCAGGTTGTCGGCGATCGTGCCCGCCACGAAGCCCGGGCGCTGGGGCAGCCAGGCGACCTGGCGCTGCCACGACTGCGCGGTGACCTCCAGGGGCGCGCCGCCACGCGTGAGGTGACCGGCCGTCGGCTCGAGCAGCCCGGCCAGCAACGACAGGAGCGTCGACTTGCCGCAGCCCGAAGGCCCGGTGAGCGCGGTCAGCCCCCGCTCCGGCACCACCAGGTCGAGGTCGTGCAGCACCGGGGCCTGCCGTCCCGGGCGGGTCAGCGACAGGGCGCGGACGACCAGGGGCCCTGGACCGGCAGCGGGCGCGGCGCCCTCGAGCGGCACGGCGGCGGGGGCGTCGAGGACCTCGCTGAGCTGCTCGAAGGCCGCCACGCCCTCGGCGGCGGCGTGGAACTCGGCGCCCACCCGTCGCAGCGGCCAGTAGGCCTCGGGCGCGAGGAGCAGCACCACCAGCGCGGTGCGCAGGTCGAGGCCGCCTTCGGCGAGCCGGAGCCCCACGGTCACCGCGACCAGGGCGACCGACAGCGTGGCGACCAGCTCGAGGACGGCCGAGCTGGCGAAGGCGACGCGCAGGGTCCCCATGCTCCGGCGCCGGTAGTCGTCGGTGATCCGGCGGATCGTCGACGACTGTGCCTGCGCACGTCGGAACCCGACCAGCGTCGGCAGGCCGCGCACCACGTCGAGGAAGTGCCCCGACAGCGACGACAGCGCGCGCCACTGGGCATCGGCGCGGTCCCGGGTCGCCAACCCCACGAGGATGCCGAAGACCGGCACCAGCGGCAGCGTGGCCACCACGATGCCCGCGCTGAGGACGTCCTGCGTGGCGATCGCTGCGACGGTGAGGAGCGGCAGCACTGCTGCCAGCACCAGGGCCGGCAGGTAGCGGGTCAGGTAGGGCTCGGTGGCGCTGACCCCCCGGGTCACCAGCAGCGAGAGCCGGCCCTGGGCCACGTCGGGCCCGCCCGGCGCCAGCAGGCGCGCGACGAGGTGCCGGCGTACGTCGCTGCCCACGAGCGCGGCCGAGCGGGCTGCGGCCACGTCGCCGACCCATCCGACGAGCCCCCGACCGGCGAGCACGGCGACCGTGGCGAGCACCCAGGACCCGGCACCAGCGCCCTCGACGGCGGCGACGACCAGGCCCGTCACGGCGAACGCCTGCGCGATGACGAGCAGTGCGCCCACCCCGCCGCAGGCCAGGACCACGGCCAGCGGCAGCCGGGCGGGGCCCAGGCGGCGCAGCAGCCGGGGGTCGGTGGGCCTCACGCGTCGGTGCCGGCCAGCACCGGCTCGGGGATGTGGTGCACGGCGATCCGCCGGCGGAAGACCCAGTAGGTCCACGCCTGGTAGCCGATCACGACCGGGGTGAAGACCACGGCGACGACGGTCATGATGCCCAGGGTGTAGTCGGTCGCGGCTGCGTTGGTGGTGGTCAGGCCGACCCCGCCGGCCAGCGTGGTGGGCATGACGTCGGGGAAGAGCGCGACGAACAGCCCGCCCACCCCGAGCACGATCGTCGCGAAGGTGCCGATGAACGCCCAGCCCTCGCGTCCGGCCCGGGCCGCGCCCAGGCCGGCGACCAGGGCCAGCGCGGCGACCAGGAAGAGCGCGGCCGAGGCGGCGTTCCCGGTCTCGAGCTGGGTCCAGCCCAGGAACGCCACGGCGACCACGGCCGCCGCGACGCCGACCTTGAGCGCCAGCGCCCGGGCGGCGTGCCGGATCGGGCCGTCGGTCTTGAGGGCGATGAACATCGCGCCGTGGGTCAGGAACAGCAGCAGCGTCATCGCGCCGCCGAGCAGCGCGTAGGGGGTGAGCAGGGTGAAGAAGCCGCCGGCGTACTCGAGGTCGGCGTCGATGGGGACCCCGCGCACGATGTTGGCGAAGGCCACGCCCCACAGCAGCGCCGGCACCACGGACCCGACGACGATGGCGGCGTCCCAGCGCGCCTTCCACTGCGCCTCGGGGCGCTTGGCGCGGTACTCGAACGCCACGCCCCGCACGATCAGGGCCAGCAGGATCAGCAGCAGCGGCAGGTAGAACCCGCTGAAGAGGGTGGCGTACCACTCGGGGAAGGCCGCGAAGGTCGCTCCGCCCGCGACGAGCACCCACACCTCGTTGCCGTCCCACACCGGCCCGATCGTGTTGATCAGCACGCGGCGCTCGCGCTCACCGTGTCCCAGGACGGGCAGCAGCATGCCCACCCCGAAGTCGAAGCCCTCGAGGGCGAAGTAGCCGATCCACAGCACCGCGATCAGCGTGAACCAGATGGTGGTCAGTTCCATGTGTCCTGCGTTCCTCGTCGGGTTCGTCGCTCAGTAGGCGAAGGCGAGCGGGCGGTCGGGGTCCTGGTCGTCGTCGCGTTGCGTGGGGGCCTCGAAGGCGTCGGCTCCACGCACGATGTAGTGCAGGAGGAGCTTGAGCTCGACGACGGCCAGCACCCCGTACAGCGCGGTGAGCACGAGTAGCGAGGTCAGTGCCTCCGCCGGGCTGACGCCTGGCGAGACTCCGCGCTCGGTGGTCATCAGCCCGAAGACGACCCAGGGCTGGCGGCCCATCTCGGTGAAGATCCAGCCGAAGCTGTTGGCGAACAGCGGCATCAGCGGGAGCGCGACGCCCAGCCACACCCAGCGCGACGACCGGAGCCGCCGGCCACGGCGGGTGGCCCAGAGCACGGCGACCGCACCGGCCGCGCCGGCCATGCCGAGCCCGATCATCAGGCGGAAGCTCCAGTAGGTCAGCGGGATGACGGGGGTGTAGTCCCCGGCGGAGTAGTAGGCCTCTCCCGGGTCCTGGCCGTAGGTCTCGACGTACTCCTCGCGCAGGTCGTCGATGCCCCGCACCTCGGCGTCCAGGCTGCCGGAGCCGAGCCAGGACAGCAGCCCCGGCACCTTGATCGCGAAGCTCTCCTCGCTACCGTCGAGCGACCCGATCGTCAGGATCGAGAACGCGGCAGG from Nocardioides salarius harbors:
- a CDS encoding acetyl-CoA hydrolase/transferase family protein; translation: MPRSDLAAVLRALPPDPRVVVAGNHATPWHTLGLLDSLLPSYRLWMLNAQQGLPDRDGVTLETSFVGPGMRRSPRLAYVPSRLSMVPTLFASRVPPDAVVLHTTPPRHGRVSMGTEVNVLPAAVEQVRRRGGVVVAQVSRHVPWTFGDSELDLDHVDVVVEADEALMTAPEAPVGPEAARIGELVAARVPDGATLQTGIGAVPDATVSGLVGRRGLRVWSEMFSDSVLRLERAGALERSEPITASFLFGSEELLTWVDGNDRVRMARTEVTNDPGRIARNPAMTSVNTALQVDLFGQANASRIDARIHSGFGGQTDFIVGAMHSPGGQAVIALRSWHPKADCSTVVAMVDEPVTSFQMSAVVTEQGVAEVFGLTQQEQARQLVEHAAHPRVREELREEAQALGLAW
- a CDS encoding response regulator — translated: MPDTRTDGRRVRVYLLDDHEVVRQGLRALLEGAGDIEVVGESGLAVEATARIPALRPDVAVLDARLPDGSGIEVCRAVRAVDDSIRALILTSYDDDEALFAAIMAGASGYVLKEVTGLNLVTAVRQVAEGMSLIDPALTARVLDRVRNGPSTAPELESLTEREMELLALIAEGLTNRQIGERMFLAEKTIKNYVSAILAKLGLERRTQAAVLASRLLGPDGRS
- the cydD gene encoding thiol reductant ABC exporter subunit CydD; this encodes MRPTDPRLLRRLGPARLPLAVVLACGGVGALLVIAQAFAVTGLVVAAVEGAGAGSWVLATVAVLAGRGLVGWVGDVAAARSAALVGSDVRRHLVARLLAPGGPDVAQGRLSLLVTRGVSATEPYLTRYLPALVLAAVLPLLTVAAIATQDVLSAGIVVATLPLVPVFGILVGLATRDRADAQWRALSSLSGHFLDVVRGLPTLVGFRRAQAQSSTIRRITDDYRRRSMGTLRVAFASSAVLELVATLSVALVAVTVGLRLAEGGLDLRTALVVLLLAPEAYWPLRRVGAEFHAAAEGVAAFEQLSEVLDAPAAVPLEGAAPAAGPGPLVVRALSLTRPGRQAPVLHDLDLVVPERGLTALTGPSGCGKSTLLSLLAGLLEPTAGHLTRGGAPLEVTAQSWQRQVAWLPQRPGFVAGTIADNLRLGRSGAGDDELWEALARVALEERVRDLPDGLGSWLGEDGAGLSAGERARLALARVVVADRAWLLLDEPTAHLDELTEQVVADTLLELARSRAVVVVAHRPALVALADHVVALPGPAAPVPVAPRSSAPASAPARTPAPGAAQDPAPRRDPGLGLATLLSAAASASGVALTATAGWLIVQASTMPPVLTLMVAIVGVRTFGLARPALRYAERLRSHDVVLRMLAERRVSVYDALVPLVPGRLGRRRGDLLAALVDDVDSELDHRLRVQLPVRAFALVVVLAVGVTSLLEPRAALVVALTSVLAGAAAYLLGRWGAARAERQGIALRAALSDQVVAATALADELVMWQGVDRVAVGPVVGLSDRLGAAATRAAAWWGAARAWVLLVTGIGVAASAWWLDGLVVTGALSAPVLALLLLVPLALADVALPLADAGALSARTDAARRRVADLVGRTPAVVDSPEPAPAPAGHEVALEHVSAGWEGADAVRDLGLRLPEGGSVALVGPSGSGKSTVAALLLRFLDPVSGDVALGGRCLGTLALDHVRGTVGLVDDDPHVFASTLVENVRLARPGASDADVEAALRSARLGDWLDQLPEGLDTWLGDGHAAVSGGERARLAVARSLLADQRVLVLDEPTAHLDEATAEELAAEVLGARRRVDGGSRAARDRAGRSVVWITHARAGLDRVEEVVDVRGRTLTQEQPHA
- the cydB gene encoding cytochrome d ubiquinol oxidase subunit II codes for the protein MELTTIWFTLIAVLWIGYFALEGFDFGVGMLLPVLGHGERERRVLINTIGPVWDGNEVWVLVAGGATFAAFPEWYATLFSGFYLPLLLILLALIVRGVAFEYRAKRPEAQWKARWDAAIVVGSVVPALLWGVAFANIVRGVPIDADLEYAGGFFTLLTPYALLGGAMTLLLFLTHGAMFIALKTDGPIRHAARALALKVGVAAAVVAVAFLGWTQLETGNAASAALFLVAALALVAGLGAARAGREGWAFIGTFATIVLGVGGLFVALFPDVMPTTLAGGVGLTTTNAAATDYTLGIMTVVAVVFTPVVIGYQAWTYWVFRRRIAVHHIPEPVLAGTDA